Proteins co-encoded in one Dehalogenimonas sp. WBC-2 genomic window:
- a CDS encoding amidophosphoribosyltransferase encodes MTKRSKGHIIKQVTGPITPLDDSPREECGVFGIYAPSEDVSRISFFALFALQHRGQESSGIATSDGMTIHHYARMGLVSQVFSESALKRLQGHIAIGHNRYSTSGSSCSNNAQPIIVGSGDNQMALSHNGNITNAEELRRELDGMEYHFNTSTDSEVMANLIMAAPYTDLTEQIRHAMGRLRGAYSVALLTKDALYAMRDPLGVRPLCLGTIGNGWVVASETCALGHIGAEFVREIEPGEIIRIDANGLESYREDSGKRALCIFEYIYFARPDSIMNNRLLYSARQAMGAELAKEYPVEADLVVGVPDSATAAGAGYALESGIPPAEGLIKNRYMGRTFIEPTQRIRDLGVKLKFNPLQSVLNGKRVVLVDDSVVRGTTTPQVIKLLKRAGAKEVHMRVCAPPIRHPCFFGVDMATRRELIAARMSIPEIKDYIGADSLGYLSVDGLIRAVGSDRSKFCLACFTGEYPVPVQLEMDKLALESLSLNRRDDLHTSLNSEEVAAVNY; translated from the coding sequence AGAAGATGTTTCCCGCATTTCCTTCTTCGCTTTATTTGCATTACAGCACCGCGGTCAGGAATCATCCGGTATCGCCACTTCTGACGGAATGACCATTCATCATTATGCGCGTATGGGATTGGTTTCCCAGGTGTTTTCTGAGAGCGCCTTAAAACGGCTCCAAGGGCATATTGCAATTGGTCACAATCGCTATTCAACCTCAGGGTCAAGTTGCTCAAATAATGCTCAGCCTATTATTGTTGGCAGCGGAGATAATCAAATGGCGCTGTCACATAATGGCAACATTACCAACGCTGAAGAGTTGCGCCGTGAACTTGACGGCATGGAATACCATTTTAATACCAGCACTGATTCTGAAGTCATGGCTAATCTTATTATGGCGGCCCCATATACTGACTTGACTGAACAGATCCGTCATGCCATGGGACGTTTACGCGGAGCATACTCAGTAGCATTGTTGACTAAAGACGCACTCTATGCCATGCGTGATCCTTTAGGTGTGCGTCCGTTGTGTCTCGGTACAATCGGTAATGGCTGGGTGGTGGCTTCAGAAACCTGTGCCCTGGGACATATCGGCGCCGAGTTCGTCCGGGAGATAGAACCTGGAGAAATAATCCGTATTGATGCCAATGGTCTTGAGAGTTACCGGGAGGATTCCGGTAAGCGCGCTTTGTGTATCTTTGAGTACATTTATTTTGCACGGCCGGATAGCATCATGAATAACAGACTGCTTTATTCAGCCCGTCAGGCCATGGGTGCCGAACTGGCCAAGGAATACCCGGTGGAGGCGGACTTGGTAGTTGGGGTGCCGGACTCTGCCACAGCCGCCGGAGCAGGATACGCTTTGGAAAGTGGCATTCCGCCAGCTGAGGGGCTAATTAAAAACCGCTATATGGGGCGTACCTTTATTGAGCCGACTCAACGGATCCGTGACTTGGGCGTTAAACTTAAATTCAATCCGTTGCAATCAGTGCTTAACGGCAAACGAGTGGTTTTGGTCGATGATTCGGTAGTCCGCGGCACGACAACACCGCAAGTTATCAAGCTCTTAAAAAGGGCTGGGGCAAAAGAAGTTCATATGCGTGTTTGTGCTCCGCCAATCCGGCATCCCTGCTTCTTTGGTGTTGATATGGCTACCCGGCGTGAATTGATTGCCGCCAGGATGAGTATTCCGGAAATAAAAGATTATATAGGTGCGGATTCTCTTGGCTATCTTAGCGTGGATGGTCTCATTCGTGCAGTCGGGTCAGACAGAAGTAAGTTCTGCCTGGCTTGTTTCACCGGGGAATACCCGGTGCCGGTGCAACTGGAAATGGATAAGCTAGCCCTTGAAAGCCTTTCATTAAATCGCCGTGATGATTTACATACCTCACTCAATTCTGAAGAGGTTGCCGCGGTCAATTATTAA